From Triticum aestivum cultivar Chinese Spring chromosome 7B, IWGSC CS RefSeq v2.1, whole genome shotgun sequence:
ggcacttgttccccttgggaagacgttcgtgtcagaatgacatgttctcgtcgaagtatgcgtcggtcattttgtgttttaccttcatctccagagccatgagcgttactttcaggcgggtatcctcgggcctgcatccttcatacaatggagtaaccgcgtctatctccagttgatccagcttggctttctctcaggcggcagctcttacgttatccgtctgcttgagaagcagctcttgaatatgagggtcctgtacccagcctccatcgtcgtctgctccggcatcttcatcttcatgatcatgcccttcgtcttgatcttcctcatcatcatgtacgacatcttctacatgatcactgtgtacagcatcaccaccgtgatcatgtcctggagattcttcgtcttctcacccgccctcgccgcggtggtactcaAACTAAGTCCTAAATTTCTATTCATACTTTAGTCAATTGAAACAAGCAGTATAATGATGAAGCATTTCAATAAATTCACAGCCAACAAGATGAGGAATCTATTATGTACTAAAAGCACAAAAGGTGAAAGAACAATATTCTAGAAAGTCCAGCAAAAATTAGAGACATCTACGCATTTCTGTACTTCAGACTCAATTAACCATTAAACAACAGCCATTGGATCCCACAGCACCGCCTCCACTGCCGCCCAAGCTGGAAATTTACTTTCCATTCCCCTTTGAAGCACCCGCCAGCGACACCCCACCGGTGCCAGCATATCCTTTCATGCACATGCCGCTTCCGGCACGAGCACGTCTCGGCCTACAGCCAACGCGCGTGCACGCACCTGCTCCACAGCCACAGCAGCCGATCCGACGGATGGAGATCGTGGCGCATGCAGAAAGCTGCTTAAGCTCCTCAAGTAAACACCTAGGGGCTCCGTCTCGCCACCTGGTgttcaagaaaccaaagttgtccgtCGTTCCCGTCACTCCTAGTGCTCCAACAGAAGGGACTGATGATAATTTCACCAAGCCGTGGTATTTCCCTGATTCTCCTACTGTTTAGCCTCGGCCGTGCGCAATATGCACCGAGATCCCATAGTCGTGTGCCATCATAATCCAGAGGCAATCTGATTCTATATATCATTTAAGTTACAATGTATTTTCATTGTTGTTCTCATGTGTCGCTGCCATGTATTGGGTTTACTATGGTGTTGTTTATCACCATGTTGTTTCCTTCTACCAATCATGTAATCTGTTCACTCTTGTCTTGTGTTTTGTTTTGGTGTGGGTGCACTCTTTGCCTTATGTTACCATAATGTATTTTGAATGAAAATAATATAATCAGGTTAGTCCATTAGTTAATCAATATCTTGTTTGGTGTGGTGTTTGAGATAATTGATTTGAGGTGAAGGGAGAAAATATTTCTCAAACACCGATGTTGTTATATGTTTTGATGCAAAGCAAAGAAGTATGAAATATGCAAATTCCAAATTCAGGAAATCATACTCAAAGATCGAACGACCCTGAAAATCATAAAAGTCCATACTCATGTCATCCAAGCGTGAGGTTGTTGTCGTATATCATGAACAAAGTTTGTTGTAACCTTTATAACTGAACTATAAATGGCCACTAACATTCAAATCCCAGGCGGCTTCATTTGTTGATGTCATGAAGGTGGCATGAACGTTGATCTTTATCCAGATTTCTCGGGGGATCACGGCCCTGAATTTCGGTACATCGATCAGTCTTAACAGTATTAGATGTATCCAAATGTATAGAAAACTACAGTAATTGACTCGTGTGGTGATATCTAAAGTAGTGGAAGGTCTTCGGTATATTAATTTTATGTAATAAGAATAATCTTTAAAAATATATAGTAGCGATGATTGTACGACCATATTTGAAGTACAACATTATTAGTTGtcttaacatgaaatatttttatAATAATATTTGTGGCATTCTGTTGTAGTACTTATCTCTTGATTTGCATTATAGCATATCTTATTTTCGTCCATGTACATGATCTTGTTGCATCATGAAATTACTAGTGATTTTAGGTACTTTCCGATTGGTTTATTCGAGGGATTAGGATTGCAAACGTAGTTGATCTAATATGACCCACATCTAGATGTATTACACATGCCTTGTGTAAGGTTAGTCTAAGATAAGTTTAGAGGATAACTGATGATGTTCTTGAAAGATTCAGTCCTACTGGGTAtggaggatcaaaaagatgatTTTTCTCTCATACCGTATAGTTGTTTTTTCCAGTTGAACCTCTCTGGTTCAAtgcagtttttataaaaaaatgaaaaGCAATACAAATATGGAGCAGAATCCTGCCGTTTCCCTAAAAAAAGCAACAAGATGATTGAATTTTGCACCAGGTTACCAGATAACATAGCTACTAGGTCAAAATCGTTGCTAaccttccccgcaaaaaaaaaagcttTGCTATCTTGACAATCAATAATAAAATTGCATCTTTCTTGTATCTCATGCTTTCTTTGTCAAAATTCACATGCCACTTTTGGCCACTTTTTGGCAATAAATTTGGTTGTTGCCACCCAAACCAATTGCGTAGAACCCTAAAACTCAATTGCAGAAAGCTTCACATGTGTGCATAGCGGTGCCAAACAAAGTCGTTTAGATAGAAACCTTATAACTCAAAATCCATTGTTGTGTGAAAAGCTTCGCAGACATTAAACCCATGTGCATTGGTGAGCGTTCTATGCACATCTGGTTTGTCAATTGTTCTTTATATCAGTACCAGCCTTGCATCCAACTAATTTATGACACGTGTAATTTTTGAATGGTTTTttcacacacacgcatgcacgcacaCCCACACGCACGCAGGCACGCACGCGCGcgcgctcacacacacacacacacagcggATTTATATTTGGAATACTATTGCCATCAAATGTTCGTATTGAAGCATAGTCTACTCTATTTTGGTTCTTCGAAGTTAGCAGCATAACGCATTATAACTTAAGTATTTATTGCCTGGAGAAATCAAATTACTCAAATACCTAGGTGTTTTTGTAAAGTAAAGGAATACGTATGAAATATTGCAAATTAAATTTCAGGAAAGACAAGTCCTAACTTATCTACCATATCGCGCAGACTCGTAAGCAACTAAGTAAATGTTTTTTAGGAAACAACAGGACTCTGCTGCATATTCTTAGTATTATGTTTTATAAAAAATACAACTAAGTAAATGTCTCTCTTAATTTTGTCCTACACTACTAAGCGGGAAGTTGCGTCATACACAACTTTGGCATAATTGATCCACAAACTCTATAAAGTATACACTACTACAAAACGAGCTAGCAGTGGTGGATGACAAGTATATGTGTGCCACCGAAACATTTAGCCCATGACTAACATGGTAAGAATTTATTAGTGGAGGGCGGCATGTTTTGCCCGCTAGTGCACATCCAATACCTGTTGTCAGCCCTCTTCTGTACCCACCCCTGTTGTCAGCCCTCTTTTGTACCCACCACTGTTTAGACGAAATAGCGGTGGCATGTATCTATCGGTGCCCGCCAATAATGTGCCCCACCTATAAGCCTTTTCCCAGTAGTGATAGCATTTTAATCTGTTATTAGGATTCACCACTATAATAGAATAAGATCCAAGAATCAAGCACCTAAATATCATCAAATTCCATACTCTCATACTTACAAATAGGTTGTTTTAATATAGATGAACAAGGTTCAACCTTTAGATGTGAACGAAAATGACCACTAACTAGCAATCAATGATGGCTTCACTAGTTTCAGTCTGTACAGCGGTATGAAAGTTGATCTATATACATATTTCTCAGGGTGGTCGCATCCTTGACTTCTGGTACATCGGTCATTCTTAACATCACCAGAAATATGAAAATGATTGAAAAAACTTGTAGTATCTCCTATAAGGTAATATCTACAGTACATTACGGTCTTGAAGATACTAATTTTATTCATTTCTGAGAGCCTTCTGTCACAATCTACCCAGCAACGGACGCTTGGGAGGCTTTCTTCGCCCGACTGTAGAGATCATGCGCCTTGGttccacatgtcatggacacacgCTGACTATAGAGATCACGCGCCCTTGGGCCACCCGTCATCGAGCTTCCGACTGGGTCGCCCGGTTGCGAGTCGTCCAGGCAGATCAGATGGCCCGGAGCCGCCCCACGAGGCTCCTGTCGCTAGCCAACTGGCAATGGATGGGCAGGAGCCTTTCATCACCCTCGAAAAGCCTAGGAAGGCGCGCACTTTAGCATTCTTTATATAGGAACAATGGGTTAATTGATTCAACATGATTTACCGGAATCTTTATGATTTAAAAAATTGATAACGATCATTTTTGGACTATCCCCAATTATAGTTCATAACGTTTTTGCAGGCTCATCACAGTTTTTTTATGTTTGATGTATACAATGTAATAATGCGTCAATTCTCCATCATTATTCCTGTCGTGGTGCTGCTTAAGTGAGTACAATGTGATTAAGCCTTTTAAAATTGTACTCTATTGGACAATGTTATTTGTTCATCTTTTAGGAAGTGTTTACCATTATGGCTCATACAAATAAAATTATGAAAAAATGATCCTAAAAAAGGCATGATTAAATTCTTTTCTACAATTGTGATATTTTATTTAACACAAAGATTGTATTGTTTACTTGCCATAATGAAAACATACAGGAAATGATAAAAAGAAGTTAACCATTTCAAAGTTTGATCACAATAATTAAAGATGGTGCCCTTGCATATGCGAGGAACACTTTGCAAGTGTCATCTAAAAGAATACTTGGTAATTATCTATTACCTTTGAGAAAAAATCAATTTTTGTGGCTTCCTAAATCCTCTATTCCTAAAAAGTTCATTCCCACTAAAAGCAAAGTATTCTTAAAAAGTTAGTCCTGACCACAAGCAATTCTCTCAACATGCGCAGCCCTCCACCTCAAAAAGTGTTCAATGTCAGCATTCACTATTTTTTAGCCATGCATCACATCAATTACCTTTAAGTCTTACAACATGCACTCACCAACCTCACCAAGACATGAATATTTGGCACATCACAATTAGTCATGTGCTTATCGAAGTCATGCATCTTAGAAAAACTCATGTCATTAGCATGCCATCTTATTGATGTGGTACAGAATACTAACTCAAACTGACAGTATATATTGATCGTTATGGTGTGGATTAAAGAGTGAAAATATCAATTGAAGAATGCAATACGTGCATACAAGTATTGGCTAGTGTGCCGGCTATCTGTAAATACTAAGGGCATCGAGGTGTCTTGGAGCAGCAAGCCATCCACGATGTACCCATTGATGTGCGGATGCATTGGCTTGTCCGAAATCCCACCAACTGGATGCAAACCAGGGGGAGGTGAGCAGGCTTACAAACCCCCACAACGTACTAGTTCGGCACCCCGGTCCAATCAAAATATTCTCTCGAGCACGCGCCATCTCCGGCGCAACTGCATCTCCGCTCTCCACGTTACATTCAGGCCAGCCAAGAGGGGACGCGACCGGTCACTTGAGCCATCATTGAATGGGAGTGTTGGCTGAGTGCGCCACCCCCGTCACGTCATGGTCTCCACGCCTGTTCAATGCCGAAGAGACGTGACCGGATGGGGTGACGAGATGACTATCTACTGCACTGATGTCGGCTGTTCATCTATCTATGTGTCGACATTAAACAGACGTGATAGCCGAGAAACCCAGTCCAGTGTCTGCACTGAAACAACTTGATGTTTGGCTTGGTCGATGCCCTTTATTTATACGTGGCCGCACACAACATGATCCGCACCACACCATGTCCATTTCCGTTCCTCTATGCACCACCTTTGCCACGACAAGCTCTAGAGCAAAGTGGGAGACCCTCTTGGCGGAGAAGAAGCATGAGTTGCCCAGGCTTGCGGCTGACTAGCAGCACTGTCATGTGTGACGAATAGAGGCTGGTTTGCCGGAGGTGAGAGACGACGACGTGACGATGAGCCGGCGCCCCCGCTCACACAAGTCCATGGCGAAACCACACTTCAACATCTTCATGACGGAGGAGCAGCCGACACCACCAGTGTTGATGTTTTGGCTGGCGCTGGAGGAGCAAGGCTACAACCTTTCCAACCTCCCGCATTACCGGCTGGCTGAGGGCCAAAATCTATGGGGACTTCGCAAGCGGGGAGGCCACAGCGGCCATGGCCTCCGAGAAGCCGAACTTTGTCGAACAACAGGTAGGGCTTTATGGGAGCACGTGCAGTGCTTGTGCCGGCTGCAACGCGGTAACAATGGAGGCGAGCACGACGGCTTAGGCGATCGCGAACGGGAACGGTTACATCGGCAGCTCCGCGTCACCCGCGGTTCCCGTCGGGCCACAAGGACAACGAGTCTGGCCCATTCCACATCCATCTTGGACCTCACATTGACCGACGACATCCAAGCAACGGAATTCGACAaggaagagtaggacatgggaGAAGAAGGGGTCTGTATCCCATGTGGGCATGCCCGTGTCCCATTTCTGACTCTTCATCGCCGGTGAGCCACAACTTCACTTCGTGGAGCTCAG
This genomic window contains:
- the LOC123161941 gene encoding ethylene-responsive transcription factor ABI4-like, which produces MAAAAVGENSKLTGVRKKGEGKFTATIKHPVTKTQLWLGTYSSPEVTACAYDLAARELKGIKAKLNFPYPPPARLVKEVIAAPRHRCHGHDTPLFEVDTLPLDPTAPPPLPPKLEIYFPFPFEAPASDTPPVPAYPFMHMPLPARARLGLQPTRVHAPAPQPQQPIRRMEIVAHAESCLSSSSKHLGAPSRHLVFKKPKLSVVPVTPSAPTEGTDDNFTKPWYFPDSPTV